One Anopheles cruzii unplaced genomic scaffold, idAnoCruzAS_RS32_06 scaffold01612_ctg1, whole genome shotgun sequence genomic region harbors:
- the LOC128276569 gene encoding general odorant-binding protein 45-like codes for PQALHDCMQYLQVPPSRYEEYSALNFPNDPQTKCLVRCVGLNLRWWNDTTGVHTPVIANFFRPDPTDVHYERATKECVEHRLKPTFGNPSPQDCCCRAYNTFVCYLENYGNLVYSPQYYPEDRSRQVRIAYDCINMLQVPKTLLQRFTKDGFPDEPKTRCLVRCFFVRLGLYDVVRGFDQRRLYTRDYETPDKRYLSKETHEKLFAIRSTNHDQCMEVNRAYREVIGELGTPFYSVSIMQQAATQALSDGSPCKVLNHTKNPPKEYCGPWLSYCPSLEFVDPCVANVWETAPVVV; via the coding sequence CCACAGGCTCTGCACGACTGTATGCAGTATTTGCAAGTGCCACCGTCACGGTACGAAGAATACTCGGCACTAAACTTCCCGAACGACCCGCAAACGAAGTGTCTGGTGCGGTGTGTCGGGTTGAACCTGCGCTGGTGGAACGACACCACCGGAGTCCACACACCCGTGATCGCCAACTTCTTCCGACCGGATCCTACCGATGTGCACTACGAGCGAGCTACGAAGGAGTGTGTGGAGCACCGACTGAAGCCGACGTTCGGCAATCCTTCGCCACAGGACTGCTGTTGTCGGGCATACAACACCTTTGTGTGCTACCTGGAAAACTATGGGAACCTTGTGTACAGTCCCCAGTACTATCCCGAGGATCGCTCCCGGCAGGTGCGAATCGCGTACGATTGCATCAATATGCTGCAGGTACCAAAAACCCTGCTACAGCGTTTCACCAAGGATGGTTTCCCCGATGAACCCAAGACACGGTGTCTCGTCCGATGTTTCTTCGTGCGCCTGGGATTGTATGACGTAGTGCGAGGCTTTGACCAGCGCCGGTTGTATACGCGCGACTATGAGACTCCCGACAAGCGGTACCTGTCGAAGGAAACCCACGAGAAGCTGTTTGCCATACGTTCAACCAACCACGATCAGTGCATGGAGGTGAACCGCGCGTATCGTGAAGTAATTGGAGAACTGGGTACACCTTTCTACAGTGTCTCGATCATGCAACAGGCCGCGACCCAAGCTTTGAGCGATGGATCGCCTTGTAAGGTACTGAACCATACTAAAAACCCACCTAAGGAATACTGCGGCCCTTGGTTAAGTTACTGTCCTTCGTTGGAGTTTGTGGATCCTTGTGTCGCCAACGTATGGGAAACCGCTCCGGTGGTCGTCTAA